In one window of Escherichia coli DSM 30083 = JCM 1649 = ATCC 11775 DNA:
- the yeeO gene encoding toxic metabolite efflux MATE transporter YeeO encodes MWFHFLQLRSALNISSALRQVVHGTRWHAKRKSYKVLFWREITPLAVPIFMENACVLLMGVLSTFLVSWLGKDAMAGVGLADSFNMVIMAFFAAIDLGTTVVVAFSLGKRDRRRARVATRQSLVIMTLFAVLLATLIHHFGEQIIDFVAGDATTDVKALALTYLELTVLSYPAAAITLIGSGALRGAGNTKIPLLINGSLNILNIIISGILIYGLFSWPGLGFVGAGLGLTISRYIGAVAILWVLAIGFNPALRISLKSYFKPLNFSIIWEVMGIGIPASVESVLFTSGRLLTQMFVAGMGTSVIAGNFIAFSIAALINLPGSALGSASTIITGRRLGVGQIAQAEIQLRHVFWLSTLGLTAIAWLTAPFAGVMASFYTQDPQVKHVVVILIWLNALFMPIWSASWVLPAGFKGARDARYAMWVSMLSMWGCRVVVGYVLGIMLGWGVVGVWMGMFADWAVRAVLFYWRMVTGRWLWKYPRSEPQKCEKKPVVSE; translated from the coding sequence ATGTGGTTTCACTTTCTGCAATTAAGGTCGGCTTTGAATATCTCCTCTGCTTTACGCCAGGTTGTTCACGGCACTCGCTGGCACGCTAAACGCAAGAGCTACAAAGTGTTGTTCTGGCGCGAGATAACCCCGCTTGCTGTTCCTATCTTCATGGAGAATGCCTGTGTCCTGTTGATGGGGGTTCTGAGCACTTTTCTGGTCAGCTGGCTGGGAAAAGATGCGATGGCCGGCGTGGGATTGGCGGACAGCTTCAATATGGTCATTATGGCTTTTTTTGCAGCTATCGATCTTGGTACTACTGTCGTTGTAGCATTTAGTCTCGGTAAGCGAGATCGACGACGAGCGAGGGTGGCGACGCGGCAGTCATTGGTGATCATGACGTTGTTTGCCGTACTGTTGGCAACGCTAATTCATCATTTTGGCGAACAAATTATTGATTTCGTCGCGGGTGATGCCACGACAGACGTTAAAGCACTGGCGTTGACTTATCTGGAGCTGACCGTACTCAGTTATCCAGCAGCTGCCATCACTCTTATTGGTAGCGGGGCACTTCGTGGTGCAGGGAATACGAAAATACCGCTACTGATTAACGGTAGCCTGAATATTCTTAATATTATTATTAGCGGCATATTGATTTACGGCCTTTTCTCCTGGCCGGGACTGGGATTTGTCGGGGCTGGGTTGGGTTTAACCATTTCTCGTTATATTGGCGCAGTTGCAATTTTGTGGGTGCTGGCGATTGGTTTTAATCCTGCGCTAAGGATTTCGTTAAAGAGCTATTTTAAACCGCTGAATTTTAGCATTATCTGGGAAGTCATGGGGATTGGTATTCCAGCGAGTGTCGAATCAGTGTTATTTACCAGTGGTCGGTTATTAACCCAAATGTTCGTTGCCGGGATGGGGACCAGCGTTATTGCCGGAAATTTTATCGCGTTCTCAATTGCGGCTCTTATCAACTTACCCGGAAGTGCGCTCGGTTCTGCTTCTACGATCATTACAGGCCGAAGGTTGGGGGTAGGGCAGATAGCGCAAGCAGAGATTCAGTTGCGGCATGTGTTCTGGCTGTCCACTCTTGGATTAACGGCCATCGCCTGGCTAACGGCTCCCTTTGCCGGGGTTATGGCATCGTTTTACACCCAGGATCCACAGGTTAAACACGTCGTTGTGATTCTGATTTGGCTAAATGCTTTATTTATGCCTATTTGGTCCGCCTCATGGGTGCTACCCGCTGGATTTAAAGGTGCTCGTGATGCCCGTTACGCCATGTGGGTTTCGATGTTGAGCATGTGGGGTTGTCGGGTTGTAGTCGGTTATGTGCTGGGAATCATGCTTGGCTGGGGTGTGGTTGGCGTCTGGATGGGAATGTTTGCCGACTGGGCTGTGCGGGCCGTGCTGTTTTACTGGCGAATGGTTACTGGACGTTGGCTATGGAAATACCCTCGATCCGAGCCGCAAAAGTGTGAAAAAAAGCCAGTTGTGTCGGAATAA
- the yeeN gene encoding YebC/PmpR family DNA-binding transcriptional regulator, which translates to MGRKWANIVAKKTAKDGATSKIYAKFGVEIYAAAKQGEPDPELNTSLKFVIERAKQAQVPKHVIDKAIDKAKGGGDETFVQGRYEGFGPNGSMIIAETLTSNVNRTIANVRTIFNKKGGNIGAAGSVSYMFDNTGVIVFKGTDPDHIFEILLEAEVDVRDVTEEEGNIVIYTEPTDLHKGIAALKAAGITEFSTTELEMIAQSEVELSPEDLEIFEGLVDALEDDDDVQKVYHNVANL; encoded by the coding sequence GTGGGACGTAAATGGGCCAATATTGTTGCTAAAAAAACGGCTAAAGACGGTGCAACGTCTAAAATTTATGCAAAATTCGGTGTAGAAATCTATGCTGCTGCCAAACAAGGTGAACCCGATCCAGAATTAAACACATCTTTAAAATTCGTTATTGAACGTGCAAAGCAGGCACAAGTTCCAAAGCACGTTATTGATAAAGCAATTGATAAAGCCAAAGGCGGTGGAGATGAAACGTTCGTACAGGGACGTTATGAAGGCTTTGGTCCTAATGGCTCAATGATTATTGCTGAGACATTGACTTCAAATGTTAACCGTACGATTGCTAACGTTCGCACAATTTTCAATAAAAAAGGCGGCAATATCGGAGCGGCAGGTTCTGTCAGCTATATGTTTGACAATACGGGTGTGATTGTATTTAAAGGAACAGACCCTGACCATATTTTTGAAATTTTGCTTGAAGCTGAAGTTGATGTTCGTGATGTAACTGAAGAAGAAGGTAATATTGTTATTTATACTGAACCTACTGACCTTCATAAAGGAATCGCGGCGCTAAAAGCAGCTGGAATCACTGAGTTCTCAACAACAGAATTAGAAATGATTGCTCAATCTGAAGTTGAGCTTTCCCCAGAAGATTTAGAAATCTTTGAAGGGCTTGTTGATGCCCTTGAAGATGACGACGATGTACAAAAAGTTTATCATAACGTCGCAAATCTCTAA
- the amn gene encoding AMP nucleosidase, translated as MNNKGSGLTPAQALDKLDALYEQSVVALRNAIGKYITSGELPDENARKQGLFVYPSLTVTWDGSTTNPPKTRAFGRFTHAGSYTTTITRPTLFRSYLNEQLTLLYQDYGAHISVQPSQHEIPYPYVIDGSELTLDRSMSAGLTRYFPTTELAQIGDETADGIYHPTEFSPLSHFDARRVDFSLARLRHYTGTPVEHFQPFVLFTNYTRYVDEFVRWGCSQILDPDSPYIALSCAGGNWITAETEAPEEAISDLAWKKYQMPAWHLITADGQGITLVNIGVGPSNAKTICDHLAVLRPDVWLMIGHCGGLRESQAIGDYVLAHAYLRDDHVLDAVLPPDIPIPSIAEVQRALYDATKLVSGRPGEEVKQRLRTGTVVTTDDRNWELRYSASALRFNLSRAVAIDMESATIAAQGYRFRVPYGTLLCVSDKPLHGEIKLPGQANRFYEGAISEHLQIGIRAIDLLRAEGDRLHSRKLRTFNEPPFR; from the coding sequence ATGAATAATAAGGGCTCCGGTCTGACCCCAGCTCAGGCACTGGATAAACTCGACGCGCTGTATGAGCAATCTGTAGTTGCTTTACGCAACGCCATTGGCAAATATATTACAAGTGGCGAATTACCTGATGAAAACGCCCGCAAACAAGGTCTTTTTGTCTATCCATCACTGACCGTAACCTGGGACGGTAGCACAACTAATCCCCCCAAAACGCGCGCATTTGGTCGTTTTACTCACGCAGGCAGCTACACCACCACGATTACTCGCCCTACTCTCTTTCGTTCGTATCTCAATGAACAACTTACGTTGCTGTATCAGGATTATGGTGCGCATATCTCTGTGCAACCCTCGCAGCATGAAATCCCTTATCCTTATGTCATTGATGGCTCTGAATTGACACTTGATCGCTCAATGAGCGCTGGTTTAACTCGCTACTTCCCGACAACAGAACTGGCGCAAATCGGCGATGAAACTGCAGACGGCATTTATCATCCAACGGAATTCTCCCCGTTATCGCATTTTGATGCTCGCCGGGTTGATTTTTCCCTCGCACGGTTGCGCCATTATACCGGTACGCCAGTAGAACATTTTCAACCGTTCGTCTTGTTTACCAACTACACACGCTATGTGGATGAATTCGTTCGTTGGGGATGCAGCCAGATCCTCGATCCTGATAGTCCCTACATTGCCCTTTCTTGTGCTGGCGGGAACTGGATCACTGCCGAAACCGAAGCGCCAGAAGAAGCCATTTCCGACCTTGCATGGAAAAAATACCAGATGCCAGCATGGCATTTAATTACCGCTGATGGTCAGGGTATTACTCTGGTGAATATTGGCGTGGGACCGTCCAATGCTAAAACCATCTGCGATCATCTGGCAGTGCTACGCCCGGATGTCTGGTTGATGATTGGTCACTGTGGCGGATTACGTGAAAGCCAGGCCATTGGAGATTATGTCCTTGCACACGCTTATTTACGCGATGACCACGTTCTTGATGCGGTTCTGCCGCCCGATATTCCTATTCCGAGCATTGCTGAAGTGCAACGTGCGCTTTATGACGCTACCAAGTTAGTCAGCGGCAGGCCTGGTGAGGAAGTCAAACAGCGGCTGCGTACAGGTACTGTGGTAACCACAGATGACAGGAACTGGGAGTTACGTTACTCAGCTTCTGCACTTCGTTTTAACTTAAGCCGGGCCGTAGCAATTGATATGGAAAGTGCAACCATTGCCGCGCAAGGATATCGTTTCCGCGTGCCATACGGGACACTACTGTGTGTTTCAGATAAACCGTTACATGGTGAGATTAAGCTTCCCGGCCAGGCTAACCGTTTTTATGAAGGCGCTATTTCCGAACACCTGCAAATTGGCATTCGGGCGATCGATTTGCTGCGCGCAGAAGGCGACCGACTGCATTCACGTAAATTACGAACCTTTAATGAGCCGCCGTTCCGATAA
- the shiA gene encoding shikimate transporter, with protein MDSTLISTRPDEGTLSLSRARRAALGSFAGAVVDWYDFLLYGITAALVFNREFFPQVSPAMGTLAAFATFGVGFLFRPLGGVIFGHFGDRLGRKRMLMLTVWMMGIATALIGILPSFSTIGWWAPILLVTLRAIQGFAVGGEWGGAALLSVESAPKNKKAFYSSGVQVGYGVGLLLSTGLVSLISMMTTDEQFLSWGWRIPFLFSIVLVLGALWVRNGMEESAEFEQQQHNQAAAKKRIPVIEALLRHPGAFLKIIALRLCELLTMYIVTAFALNYSTQNMGLPRELFLNIGLLVGGLSCLTIPCFAWLADRFGRRRVYITGALIGTLSAFPFFMALEAQSIFWIVFFSIMLANIAHDMVVCVQQPMFTEMFGASYRYSGAGVGYQVASVVGGGFTPFIAAALITYFAGNWHSVAIYLLAGCLISAMTALLMKDNQRS; from the coding sequence ATGGACTCCACGCTCATCTCCACTCGTCCCGATGAAGGGACGCTTTCGTTAAGTCGCGCCCGACGAGCTGCGTTAGGCAGTTTCGCTGGTGCCGTCGTCGACTGGTATGATTTTTTACTCTATGGCATTACCGCCGCACTGGTGTTTAATCGCGAGTTTTTCCCGCAGGTAAGCCCGGCGATGGGAACGCTCGCCGCATTTGCCACCTTTGGTGTCGGCTTCCTTTTCCGACCGCTCGGCGGTGTCATTTTCGGTCACTTTGGTGACCGGCTGGGACGTAAGCGCATGTTAATGCTGACCGTCTGGATGATGGGCATCGCGACAGCCTTGATTGGTATTCTTCCTTCATTCTCGACCATTGGGTGGTGGGCACCTATTTTGCTGGTGACACTGCGTGCCATTCAGGGATTTGCCGTCGGCGGCGAATGGGGAGGCGCAGCGTTGCTTTCCGTTGAAAGTGCGCCGAAAAATAAAAAAGCCTTTTACAGTAGCGGTGTACAAGTTGGCTACGGAGTAGGTTTACTGCTTTCAACCGGACTGGTTTCATTGATCAGTATGATGACGACTGACGAACAGTTTTTAAGCTGGGGCTGGCGCATTCCTTTCCTGTTTAGCATCGTACTGGTACTGGGAGCATTGTGGGTGCGCAATGGCATGGAGGAGTCCGCGGAATTTGAACAACAGCAACATAATCAAGCGGCCGCGAAAAAACGCATCCCGGTTATCGAAGCTCTGTTACGACATCCCGGTGCTTTCCTGAAGATTATTGCACTACGACTGTGCGAGTTGCTGACGATGTACATTGTTACTGCCTTTGCACTTAATTATTCAACCCAGAATATGGGGTTACCGCGCGAACTTTTCCTTAATATTGGTTTGCTGGTAGGTGGATTAAGCTGCCTGACAATTCCCTGTTTTGCCTGGCTTGCCGATCGTTTTGGTCGGCGCAGGGTTTATATCACAGGCGCGTTGATCGGAACGTTGAGCGCATTTCCTTTCTTTATGGCGCTTGAAGCACAATCTATTTTCTGGATAGTTTTCTTCTCCATAATGCTGGCAAACATTGCGCATGACATGGTGGTGTGTGTGCAACAACCGATGTTTACCGAAATGTTTGGTGCCAGTTATCGCTACAGTGGTGCTGGAGTCGGTTATCAGGTTGCCAGTGTGGTTGGCGGTGGATTTACACCTTTTATTGCCGCTGCACTCATCACTTACTTTGCCGGGAACTGGCATAGCGTCGCCATTTATTTGCTGGCTGGATGCCTGATTTCTGCAATGACCGCTTTATTGATGAAAGACAATCAACGCTCGTGA